A region of Myxococcus stipitatus DSM 14675 DNA encodes the following proteins:
- a CDS encoding gluconokinase — protein MVVIVMGVSGAGKTTVGQALAQSLGWRFLDADELHPHSNVEKMAAGHPLTDEDRWPWLTTVRARLETAVAKGEDLVLASSALKQSYRAALSVEPSQTRWVYLHAPREVLAQRLSRRQGHFMPPSLLESQLATLEVPDDALSVDVTPPPDVVVKNIREGLGL, from the coding sequence ATGGTGGTCATCGTGATGGGAGTGTCGGGCGCCGGGAAGACGACGGTGGGGCAGGCCCTGGCCCAGAGCCTCGGCTGGCGCTTCCTGGACGCGGATGAGCTGCACCCTCACTCCAACGTGGAGAAGATGGCGGCGGGCCATCCGCTCACCGACGAGGACCGCTGGCCCTGGCTCACCACGGTGCGCGCCCGGCTCGAGACGGCGGTGGCGAAGGGCGAGGACCTGGTGCTGGCCTCGTCCGCGCTCAAGCAGTCCTACCGCGCGGCCCTGTCGGTGGAGCCCTCCCAGACGCGCTGGGTGTATCTCCATGCCCCCCGCGAGGTGCTCGCGCAGCGGCTCTCCCGCCGACAAGGGCACTTCATGCCGCCCTCACTGCTGGAGAGCCAGCTCGCCACGCTGGAGGTCCCGGACGATGCCCTCTCCGTGGACGTCACCCCGCCCCCTGACGTGGTGGTGAAGAACATCCGAGAGGGATTGGGCCTCTGA
- a CDS encoding Hint domain-containing protein, which translates to MSAFWKQKARLLPLAGVVLLSAGWSNTLNAPAEDRPRAQRLVERFDKETEGNDALHINLNLADDGDYQFLVGRLTSAGKDEKNAPELFNRLGFMRERALTRAAPSATPADEPAWCNHFLKYKNPPLPSNGYTTYFPVVEVACKDGADYVYADLFNYDEDENGANSVLVSSNSGEEYGDGRAFDDVEAVATIATGKGRVLRMESLVMALGPNLDQTTYVLVRSAVINSPPTMTFSHPRKILATPTHAEIYACQLRGGTDCDYSVAGYRNGVLSPFVSPATSTGVAASYANQPGTLNPADYWTFGVPYNYENLYVPVRGVLSAGAVNNFQCIVSKIEKARIQMILSDTGRTCLNNAEFIPSIPVGANTSNLNVLTSMSRLFNTPGPGQSPNSCAASTVVNEMTRFMVTIMGKIRCNTPTSPEKPFVVMYPTGASGLTSNIFFHNSCMAAGTRVTLADGKVVPVEQVKLGDKVRANDKGALLSVMDIAQGNEVKPLLRLRDNQGHDATLTEMHPVVMATGEVVTAKSLKVKDQVRTDKGVSTLTSISPVSSENARVYNLRLGTDQELLAVSKNGRTLFAGGFLVGDLSMQDALTRPAREQVSVTETLPKAWHQDFLNSMKPAVQR; encoded by the coding sequence ATGAGTGCATTCTGGAAGCAGAAGGCTCGGCTATTGCCTCTCGCCGGTGTGGTGTTGCTGAGCGCGGGCTGGAGCAACACGCTCAATGCCCCCGCGGAGGACCGTCCCCGGGCCCAGCGGCTGGTGGAGCGGTTCGACAAGGAGACCGAGGGCAACGACGCCCTCCACATCAACCTGAACCTCGCCGACGACGGCGACTATCAATTCCTGGTGGGCCGGCTGACGTCGGCCGGGAAGGACGAGAAGAACGCCCCGGAGCTGTTCAACCGCCTGGGCTTCATGCGCGAGCGCGCCCTGACGCGCGCCGCCCCGTCCGCGACGCCCGCGGACGAGCCCGCCTGGTGCAATCACTTCCTCAAGTACAAGAACCCGCCGCTGCCCTCCAATGGCTACACCACGTACTTCCCCGTCGTGGAGGTGGCCTGCAAGGACGGCGCGGACTACGTCTACGCCGACCTCTTCAACTACGACGAGGACGAGAACGGCGCCAACTCCGTCCTCGTCTCCTCCAACTCGGGTGAGGAGTACGGTGACGGCCGGGCCTTCGACGACGTGGAGGCCGTCGCCACCATCGCCACCGGCAAGGGCCGCGTCCTGCGCATGGAGTCGCTGGTGATGGCGCTGGGTCCCAACCTCGACCAGACCACCTATGTCCTGGTGCGCTCGGCCGTCATCAACTCGCCGCCGACGATGACCTTCTCCCATCCTCGGAAGATTCTCGCCACGCCGACGCACGCGGAAATCTATGCCTGTCAGCTTCGCGGCGGCACGGACTGTGACTACTCCGTCGCGGGCTACCGCAACGGCGTCCTGAGCCCCTTCGTCTCTCCCGCCACCAGCACCGGCGTCGCGGCGAGCTACGCCAATCAACCGGGCACCCTGAACCCGGCGGACTACTGGACCTTCGGCGTGCCGTACAACTACGAGAACCTCTATGTCCCGGTGCGCGGCGTCCTGAGCGCGGGCGCGGTCAACAACTTCCAGTGCATCGTGTCCAAGATCGAGAAGGCTCGCATCCAGATGATTCTCAGCGACACGGGCCGCACCTGTCTCAACAACGCGGAGTTCATCCCCAGCATCCCCGTGGGGGCGAACACGAGCAACCTCAACGTCCTGACGAGCATGAGCCGGCTGTTCAACACGCCGGGCCCGGGACAGAGCCCCAACAGCTGCGCGGCCTCCACGGTCGTCAATGAGATGACCCGCTTCATGGTCACCATCATGGGCAAGATTCGCTGCAACACGCCCACCTCGCCGGAGAAGCCGTTCGTGGTGATGTATCCGACGGGCGCCTCCGGCCTGACGTCGAACATCTTCTTCCACAACAGCTGCATGGCGGCGGGGACGCGCGTCACGCTGGCGGATGGCAAGGTCGTCCCGGTGGAGCAGGTCAAGCTGGGCGACAAGGTCCGCGCCAACGACAAGGGCGCCCTGCTGTCCGTCATGGACATCGCGCAAGGCAATGAGGTCAAGCCGCTCCTGCGCCTGCGCGACAACCAGGGCCACGACGCGACGCTGACGGAGATGCACCCCGTGGTGATGGCCACCGGCGAGGTGGTCACCGCCAAGAGCCTGAAGGTGAAGGACCAGGTCCGCACCGACAAGGGTGTCTCGACGCTGACGTCCATCTCCCCCGTCTCGAGCGAGAACGCGCGGGTCTACAACCTGCGGCTGGGCACGGACCAGGAGCTGCTGGCGGTGAGCAAGAACGGCCGCACGCTGTTCGCCGGCGGGTTCCTCGTCGGGGACCTGAGCATGCAGGACGCCCTGACGCGGCCCGCGCGCGAGCAGGTCTCCGTCACGGAGACGCTGCCCAAGGCGTGGCATCAGGACTTCCTCAACAGCATGAAGCCCGCCGTCCAGCGCTGA
- a CDS encoding M12 family metallopeptidase: MSRHENRGCVSPCWTRAGVVVGLLAWSASGCGSTAGEAGSRSPQELAHPGRAGEARRGSFRVAGGIQSLSYEDIDGERVFQGDILLPPEVSVGGPSALSVEAHGAGAIRAISRWPGSVVPYTLDPALPDTGRVMEALRQWESVTPLRFVPRTTQMDFVTFRPGSGCSSHVGRMGGQQFVTLSPTCTTGNTLHEVGHVLGLWHEQARTDRDRNVLVRWGNILPAYTQAFETFAQRGETGRNLGPYGLDSLMHYASDAFSANGEPTLTRLDGSPFSANREAPTLADICAVKRLHGHGRRSDVNGDGYADLVIGTPHEDVGQGTDQGAVSLVWGSASGLVPAGLWLHRDAQGVEDVAVNADQFGAAVATGDFNGDCFADVAVGVPGDDVNGIVDAGSVHVFLGSALGLDWSTDRVFHQNTAGVPDSAEAFDAMGSSLVVGDFNGDGHDDLAVGVPGEDYGSSALDSGLVTVLFGSPTGLTGTGARSWSQSSTHILDVSETGDRFGSALGSGDFNGDGFDELAVGVPFESVEGVANVGAVHVLWGSLDGLMSEGNQLWVPGREGVPGAVTGEVFFGSALAAGDFNGDGRSELAIGAPGQTVGLSPGAGAVTVLTGSGMGLVSTGALAWNQDSAGVSDVAETGDGLGASLVAEDFDGDGHLDLAIGVPRESVGTVVAAGIVHVMHGSPSGLLGLREQRWSQEGSQVDEGAEAQDVFGSRLAAGDFDGNGTLDLAVAAPYEDVGGVVDAGAVQVLYSAGASGLSRAREQRWVQAPVYLVDIVESGDHFGLGL, translated from the coding sequence ATGTCGAGACATGAGAACAGAGGCTGTGTTTCACCGTGTTGGACGCGCGCCGGCGTGGTGGTGGGGTTGCTGGCCTGGAGCGCGAGTGGTTGTGGGAGCACCGCTGGAGAGGCGGGCTCGCGTTCACCGCAGGAGCTCGCCCATCCGGGACGGGCAGGGGAGGCGCGGCGCGGGAGCTTTCGAGTCGCCGGAGGGATTCAATCGCTCTCCTACGAGGACATCGACGGTGAGCGGGTCTTCCAGGGCGACATCCTCCTGCCGCCCGAGGTCTCCGTCGGCGGCCCGTCCGCGCTGTCCGTGGAGGCCCACGGCGCCGGGGCCATTCGCGCCATCTCCCGCTGGCCCGGAAGCGTGGTGCCGTACACGTTGGACCCGGCGCTGCCGGACACCGGGCGGGTGATGGAGGCGCTGAGGCAATGGGAGTCCGTCACGCCGCTGCGCTTCGTGCCGCGCACCACGCAGATGGACTTCGTCACCTTCCGACCGGGCTCGGGGTGCTCCTCCCACGTCGGCAGGATGGGGGGACAGCAGTTCGTGACGCTGTCGCCGACCTGCACCACGGGCAACACCTTGCATGAGGTGGGGCACGTGCTGGGGCTGTGGCACGAGCAGGCCCGGACGGACCGGGACCGGAACGTCCTGGTGCGCTGGGGCAACATCCTGCCCGCGTACACCCAGGCCTTCGAGACCTTCGCCCAGCGCGGCGAGACGGGGCGGAACCTGGGCCCCTACGGGCTCGACTCGCTCATGCACTACGCGTCGGATGCCTTCTCCGCCAACGGGGAGCCCACGCTCACGCGGCTGGACGGCTCGCCGTTCTCCGCCAACCGCGAGGCGCCGACCCTGGCGGACATCTGCGCGGTGAAGCGCCTGCATGGCCATGGGCGCCGCTCGGATGTGAATGGAGATGGCTACGCGGACCTGGTCATCGGGACGCCGCACGAGGACGTGGGGCAAGGCACGGACCAGGGCGCCGTGAGCCTGGTGTGGGGCTCGGCATCGGGGCTGGTGCCGGCGGGGCTGTGGCTGCATCGCGACGCGCAGGGCGTGGAGGACGTGGCGGTGAACGCGGACCAGTTCGGCGCGGCCGTCGCCACCGGGGACTTCAATGGCGACTGCTTCGCGGACGTGGCGGTGGGCGTCCCGGGTGATGACGTGAATGGCATTGTCGACGCGGGCTCGGTCCACGTCTTCCTGGGCTCGGCGCTGGGCCTGGATTGGAGCACCGACAGGGTGTTCCACCAGAACACCGCGGGCGTCCCGGACAGCGCGGAGGCTTTCGATGCGATGGGCTCCTCGCTCGTGGTGGGAGACTTCAATGGCGATGGTCATGACGACCTCGCCGTGGGAGTGCCCGGTGAGGACTATGGCTCCTCCGCACTGGACTCCGGACTGGTGACGGTGCTGTTCGGCTCTCCCACGGGGCTGACGGGCACGGGGGCTCGGAGCTGGAGCCAGTCGTCCACGCACATCCTGGACGTGTCGGAGACGGGAGACCGGTTCGGCTCCGCGCTGGGCTCGGGCGACTTCAACGGGGATGGCTTCGACGAGCTCGCGGTGGGGGTGCCGTTCGAGTCGGTGGAGGGCGTCGCCAACGTCGGCGCGGTGCATGTCCTGTGGGGCTCGCTGGACGGGTTGATGAGCGAGGGAAACCAGCTGTGGGTGCCGGGAAGGGAGGGCGTGCCCGGGGCCGTGACGGGCGAGGTCTTCTTCGGCTCGGCGCTGGCGGCGGGGGACTTCAATGGGGATGGCCGGAGTGAGCTGGCCATCGGCGCGCCGGGGCAGACGGTGGGGCTCTCACCGGGCGCGGGCGCGGTGACGGTGCTGACGGGCTCGGGGATGGGGTTGGTGTCCACGGGGGCGCTGGCGTGGAACCAGGACTCGGCGGGGGTCTCGGACGTCGCGGAGACGGGGGATGGCCTGGGCGCCTCCTTGGTGGCCGAGGACTTCGATGGTGATGGGCACCTGGACCTGGCCATCGGTGTGCCCCGGGAGTCGGTGGGGACGGTGGTGGCCGCGGGCATCGTCCACGTCATGCATGGCTCACCGAGCGGGCTCCTGGGGTTGCGAGAGCAGCGCTGGTCGCAGGAGGGCTCGCAGGTGGATGAGGGCGCGGAGGCCCAGGATGTCTTCGGCTCGCGGCTCGCGGCGGGAGACTTCGACGGCAATGGCACTCTCGACCTCGCGGTCGCCGCGCCGTACGAGGATGTCGGGGGCGTGGTCGACGCGGGCGCGGTCCAGGTGCTCTACAGCGCGGGGGCCTCGGGGCTCTCCCGCGCGCGCGAGCAGCGCTGGGTCCAGGCGCCCGTGTACCTGGTGGACATCGTCGAGTCGGGAGACCACTTCGGCCTGGGGCTCTGA
- a CDS encoding WD40/YVTN/BNR-like repeat-containing protein gives MNCASDKEGDGPPPPSDAGDGGGEDGGVHEDSGTDSGPRDAGGTEGDAGSDAGTDGGPASLHEGACTVDAWCWAHPTPSGEALKAVWSAGPSAVWAAGEGQVFHWNGQHWKGQASGVAGGAVFLSGSGADSVVLAGGDASVARWDGREWRRETVSRAGQVTGLTVVSSTEAWLTQAPTNEAPQGNVWRRSDTGWAWVAGLADAPLSSPWSTSASEVWALAGAQRLARWEGQGWRHTAQLPSPGPSGEKYTALWVAPGGGTGWAVSASGAVARWTGSGWVSVQSPRVVPLTGVWGSGANDVWLVGHQGVLLHWDGQSLASVDSGTGEDLLAISGTSGDDVWISGAKGGLLRKTPRGWQRVGGSAVPGASWSVVTGSASDNVWVLGRAGSSGAALVWNGRSWRVAEPPPEPVVAAWALSPDEVWAVGAQAYRWNGRTWERHVLPSGLVARGIHGTASDDVWIVGEHGQRALWRGTSWLDGGRGGTTLQDVWMASSTSAWAVGASGRFEFFGGGDWLDLSVDPPATLRGIWGAGEGDVWAVGDQGLIVHYDGIVFDVDTTSAAGVPLKDVWGSASNDVWAVGEGGVVLHYDGMRWRRQESGTSGALVGAWSTGAGAWVVGSQGQVLKRP, from the coding sequence ATGAATTGCGCCTCCGACAAGGAGGGTGACGGGCCTCCGCCTCCCTCCGACGCGGGGGATGGAGGGGGGGAGGACGGAGGCGTCCACGAGGACTCGGGCACGGACTCGGGGCCGCGTGACGCGGGTGGCACGGAAGGGGACGCGGGAAGCGACGCGGGGACGGATGGTGGGCCCGCGAGCCTTCACGAAGGGGCCTGCACCGTGGACGCGTGGTGCTGGGCGCATCCCACGCCCTCGGGCGAAGCGCTGAAGGCCGTCTGGAGCGCGGGGCCCTCGGCGGTCTGGGCGGCGGGGGAGGGGCAGGTGTTCCATTGGAATGGACAGCACTGGAAGGGCCAGGCCAGCGGTGTCGCGGGGGGCGCGGTGTTCCTCTCGGGCTCCGGCGCGGACAGCGTGGTCCTCGCGGGGGGAGACGCCTCGGTGGCGCGCTGGGATGGCCGGGAGTGGCGTCGCGAGACGGTGTCGCGCGCGGGGCAGGTGACGGGGCTCACCGTCGTGTCATCCACGGAGGCGTGGCTGACCCAAGCCCCGACGAATGAGGCGCCCCAGGGGAATGTGTGGCGGCGGAGTGACACGGGGTGGGCGTGGGTCGCGGGGCTGGCGGATGCGCCGCTCTCCTCGCCGTGGAGCACGTCCGCGTCGGAGGTCTGGGCGCTGGCGGGCGCACAGCGGCTGGCGCGGTGGGAGGGGCAGGGGTGGCGTCACACGGCGCAGCTGCCGAGCCCGGGTCCCTCCGGGGAGAAGTACACCGCGCTCTGGGTGGCTCCGGGAGGGGGCACGGGGTGGGCGGTGTCGGCCTCGGGCGCCGTCGCGCGGTGGACGGGCAGCGGCTGGGTCTCCGTGCAGAGTCCTCGGGTGGTTCCGTTGACGGGGGTCTGGGGAAGCGGCGCGAATGATGTCTGGCTCGTGGGGCATCAAGGGGTGCTGCTCCACTGGGATGGACAGTCACTCGCGAGCGTGGACTCGGGGACGGGGGAGGACCTGCTCGCCATCTCGGGGACGTCTGGGGACGATGTCTGGATTTCGGGGGCGAAGGGCGGACTGCTGCGCAAGACACCCAGGGGCTGGCAGCGGGTGGGAGGAAGCGCCGTGCCCGGGGCGAGCTGGAGTGTCGTGACGGGGTCCGCGTCCGACAATGTCTGGGTTCTGGGGCGCGCGGGCTCGAGTGGCGCGGCGCTGGTCTGGAATGGTCGGAGCTGGCGGGTGGCGGAGCCTCCGCCGGAGCCCGTGGTCGCGGCCTGGGCGCTGTCGCCCGACGAGGTCTGGGCCGTGGGAGCCCAGGCCTATCGTTGGAATGGCAGGACGTGGGAGCGGCACGTGCTGCCCTCGGGGTTGGTGGCCCGGGGGATTCACGGGACGGCCTCCGACGACGTGTGGATTGTGGGTGAGCATGGGCAGCGCGCGCTGTGGCGCGGGACGTCCTGGCTCGATGGCGGACGCGGGGGCACCACGCTCCAGGACGTGTGGATGGCGTCCTCGACGTCCGCGTGGGCGGTGGGCGCGAGCGGCCGGTTCGAGTTCTTCGGAGGAGGAGACTGGCTGGACCTGTCGGTCGACCCTCCCGCGACGCTGCGGGGCATCTGGGGCGCGGGGGAGGGGGATGTCTGGGCCGTGGGAGACCAGGGGCTCATCGTCCACTACGACGGCATCGTCTTCGACGTCGACACGACCAGCGCGGCGGGGGTGCCGCTCAAGGATGTCTGGGGCTCCGCGAGCAACGACGTCTGGGCCGTGGGCGAGGGCGGCGTGGTGCTGCACTACGACGGGATGCGCTGGCGGCGTCAGGAGAGCGGGACGTCCGGGGCGCTCGTGGGCGCGTGGAGCACGGGCGCGGGCGCCTGGGTGGTGGGGAGCCAGGGGCAGGTGCTGAAGCGCCCCTGA
- a CDS encoding GON domain-containing protein: MKTRHSLPLALLCLSAVGVTSCSDKPSKPPPSTSLPSGTVISGGDTTEELDAVGANWRPAFDPDYNTLVPRPGVEAATQAQTDDVTVTPTSLIFPKATHAEVLAWKPGRIVVAGPGAGAGKNPLGFARRVVSIAEQGEDLVVTTESPALQELFEGEVQMTFDPDKAQPVDLAKLDLEWAAANLYADTDFASELPELLKDSYPLEGGDLGEDGNPLPPAAPGDPAFGWLVKAAKKVWQTVTAKSFEKSIPLEKEIKKSVSAELFSGNYTKTFNPSGKLPMELNLKGEGTVSGSLAFNPKLQVGFRVPGLGSIGGENPFALWFNADSYLRATERMDVNLDANLASAGGKSGVDLEEMFKKAPTTREEVATHTKDFFMNHPGLKPGTAWKKTLFISKPYTQTVAAGPVPVVFTETFQLDLECGFEAKAAIEAYVMLEQSLTFKYTARYEKGKLTHTGPSVGTAKKFEVQVTGGGALVATCGLIPRINAFIYDTMGLNAGVRASVIGRASYASSCDESATTWQPKGEVKLGLALGLGLKVGARGQIPGSSFLGTSGTKLGATWYPPELYSKEFPLYENTWDVSPGLGYCTPKCKNFAKDGLETDEDCGGGQCGGCAEGKVCSKNSDCAVGFCADGACSNTDHCKNGIIDGDETATDCGGALCGKCSVGRACYQHGDCKSNACKLQPQSGSAMGFCVADACQDNAKDNGECAADCGGSCNACGLGTYCGIDAQCASGASNGYQCVNATCKDLKLSAGESDIDCGAACFTGCAQGQKCFGDADCGDGSCVAGLCKNQWFSTCAERRAADPALADGPYTLYVGGDPKKGWTAWCADMAGTPKEYLSLQNTTNGNYSQYTAGGASPGTDVRTRFTKVRLHPATLQVSPGDLTFATSSGSLNHSQSTLTSLPYGAAMDCAASMSRSGVGNIDLTGLPFAVAPNQFIVGGFEASGTTAYSTDGRRVHLMGGGYCGWNFVVGGNPIVNIKPIQLVYAP; this comes from the coding sequence ATGAAGACAAGACACTCCCTCCCGCTGGCCCTTCTCTGTCTGAGCGCCGTGGGCGTCACGAGCTGTAGCGACAAGCCCTCGAAGCCCCCGCCTTCGACGTCCCTCCCCTCGGGGACGGTCATCTCGGGAGGCGATACCACCGAGGAACTCGACGCCGTCGGCGCCAACTGGCGGCCCGCGTTCGACCCTGACTACAACACCCTCGTCCCTCGGCCCGGCGTCGAGGCCGCGACCCAGGCGCAGACGGACGACGTCACCGTGACGCCCACCTCGCTCATCTTCCCCAAGGCGACACACGCGGAGGTCCTCGCGTGGAAGCCGGGGCGCATCGTCGTCGCGGGGCCGGGCGCGGGTGCGGGCAAGAACCCCCTGGGCTTCGCCCGCCGTGTCGTGAGCATCGCCGAGCAGGGCGAGGACCTCGTCGTCACGACGGAGAGCCCCGCCCTGCAGGAGCTCTTCGAGGGCGAAGTCCAGATGACGTTCGACCCCGACAAGGCCCAGCCCGTCGACCTGGCCAAGCTGGACCTGGAGTGGGCCGCCGCGAACCTGTACGCGGACACGGACTTCGCCAGTGAGCTCCCCGAGCTGCTGAAGGACAGCTATCCGCTCGAGGGAGGGGACCTCGGCGAGGACGGCAACCCGCTGCCTCCGGCGGCGCCCGGTGACCCGGCGTTCGGGTGGTTGGTGAAGGCCGCCAAGAAGGTCTGGCAGACCGTCACGGCGAAGAGCTTCGAGAAGAGCATCCCGCTCGAGAAGGAGATCAAGAAGTCCGTCTCCGCCGAGCTCTTCTCCGGCAACTACACGAAGACCTTCAACCCGTCCGGCAAGCTGCCGATGGAGCTCAACCTCAAGGGCGAGGGCACCGTCTCCGGGTCGCTGGCCTTCAACCCGAAGCTCCAGGTGGGGTTCCGCGTCCCGGGCCTGGGCTCCATCGGCGGGGAGAACCCGTTCGCGCTCTGGTTCAACGCGGACAGCTATCTGCGCGCGACCGAGCGCATGGACGTCAACCTCGACGCCAACCTGGCCTCGGCGGGAGGCAAGTCGGGGGTGGACCTGGAGGAGATGTTCAAGAAGGCCCCCACGACGCGGGAGGAGGTCGCGACACACACCAAGGACTTCTTCATGAACCACCCGGGCCTCAAGCCCGGGACGGCGTGGAAGAAGACCCTCTTCATCTCCAAGCCGTACACGCAGACCGTCGCCGCGGGCCCCGTGCCCGTGGTCTTCACCGAGACGTTCCAGCTGGACCTCGAGTGTGGCTTCGAGGCGAAGGCCGCCATCGAGGCGTACGTCATGCTGGAGCAGTCGCTGACGTTCAAGTACACGGCGCGCTACGAGAAGGGGAAGCTCACGCACACGGGCCCCTCCGTGGGGACGGCGAAGAAGTTCGAGGTCCAGGTGACGGGAGGCGGCGCGCTCGTCGCCACGTGCGGACTGATTCCTCGCATCAACGCGTTCATCTACGACACCATGGGCCTGAACGCGGGTGTCCGGGCCTCCGTCATCGGCCGCGCGTCGTATGCGTCGTCCTGCGATGAGAGCGCGACGACCTGGCAGCCGAAGGGCGAGGTGAAGCTGGGCCTCGCGCTGGGGCTGGGCCTCAAGGTCGGAGCGCGAGGGCAAATCCCGGGCTCGAGCTTCCTGGGGACCTCCGGCACCAAGCTGGGCGCGACCTGGTATCCGCCGGAGCTCTACAGCAAGGAGTTCCCGCTGTACGAGAACACGTGGGACGTGTCGCCGGGGCTCGGCTACTGCACGCCCAAGTGCAAGAACTTCGCGAAGGACGGGCTCGAGACCGACGAAGACTGCGGCGGTGGCCAGTGTGGTGGCTGTGCCGAAGGCAAGGTGTGTTCGAAGAACAGCGATTGCGCGGTCGGCTTCTGCGCGGACGGGGCGTGCTCGAACACCGACCACTGCAAGAACGGAATCATCGACGGGGATGAGACGGCCACGGACTGCGGCGGCGCGCTCTGCGGCAAGTGCTCCGTGGGCCGCGCCTGCTACCAGCATGGCGACTGCAAGAGCAACGCTTGCAAGCTGCAGCCCCAGAGTGGCTCCGCGATGGGGTTCTGCGTGGCCGACGCCTGCCAGGACAACGCCAAGGACAATGGGGAGTGCGCGGCGGACTGCGGTGGCAGCTGCAATGCCTGCGGCCTGGGCACCTACTGCGGCATCGATGCGCAATGCGCGAGCGGGGCCAGCAATGGCTATCAATGCGTCAACGCGACGTGCAAGGACCTGAAGCTCAGCGCTGGCGAGTCGGACATCGACTGCGGGGCCGCCTGCTTCACCGGCTGCGCGCAGGGGCAGAAGTGCTTCGGTGACGCGGACTGCGGGGACGGGAGCTGTGTCGCGGGCCTCTGCAAGAACCAGTGGTTCTCGACCTGCGCGGAGCGCCGCGCCGCCGACCCGGCGCTGGCGGATGGCCCTTACACGCTCTACGTCGGAGGCGACCCGAAGAAGGGCTGGACGGCCTGGTGCGCGGACATGGCGGGCACGCCGAAGGAGTACCTCTCGCTCCAGAACACGACGAACGGCAACTACTCGCAGTACACCGCGGGCGGGGCTTCTCCCGGGACGGACGTGCGGACGCGCTTCACGAAGGTGCGGCTCCATCCGGCGACGCTCCAAGTCAGTCCCGGGGATTTGACGTTCGCCACGTCGAGCGGCAGCCTGAACCACAGCCAGTCGACGCTCACATCGCTTCCCTACGGCGCCGCCATGGACTGCGCGGCCTCGATGAGCAGGAGCGGCGTCGGAAACATCGACCTCACCGGGTTGCCGTTCGCCGTGGCGCCCAACCAGTTCATCGTCGGCGGCTTCGAGGCGAGCGGGACGACCGCCTACAGCACCGACGGGCGCCGGGTGCACCTCATGGGCGGCGGCTATTGCGGCTGGAACTTCGTCGTCGGCGGGAATCCCATCGTCAACATCAAGCCCATCCAGCTCGTCTACGCGCCCTGA
- a CDS encoding phosphotransferase, protein MLLAEPQVLRTQSRCHVVRARVRGGDVATVVLKHFHEDPMLGLDEWAGLELLGRHNLITAPGLIAGDISSRLLVLEDLGTGPSLEDLFRSDDPNAATGGLLAVARITAQLHARTRGVQGDFDLLRHSLSPRPMRVRIDNARSLLEHADRLRRWAEAVDSPVAPGTQEDLERLARELAEPGPFLSLTHGDMAPGNTLFTASGPRLLDFEYCGMRHALYDALMWLLIVPLPDELITRADLTYRITLAPACEAAQVDATWTRARAMVATARTVNMFQWMSPRTLERNRDWAPGFSERAALLRHLSRARVLREPFNPVPDLSRTLDALEQRLAERWAGTPSFTWPAFR, encoded by the coding sequence GTGCTGCTGGCCGAGCCCCAGGTCCTCCGCACCCAGTCGCGCTGTCACGTCGTCCGAGCCCGCGTCCGAGGCGGCGACGTGGCCACCGTCGTCCTCAAGCACTTCCACGAAGACCCCATGCTGGGCCTGGATGAGTGGGCGGGCCTGGAGCTGCTCGGCCGTCACAACCTCATCACCGCGCCGGGCCTCATCGCGGGCGACATCTCCTCGCGGCTGCTCGTCCTCGAGGACCTGGGCACCGGCCCCAGCCTGGAGGACCTCTTCCGCTCGGACGACCCGAACGCCGCCACCGGAGGCCTGCTGGCCGTGGCCCGCATCACCGCGCAGCTCCACGCGCGCACCCGCGGCGTCCAGGGTGACTTCGACCTGCTCCGGCACTCGCTGAGCCCCCGCCCCATGCGGGTGCGAATCGACAACGCGCGCTCTCTGCTGGAGCACGCGGACCGGCTCCGTCGCTGGGCCGAAGCCGTCGACTCGCCCGTGGCCCCGGGCACGCAAGAAGACCTGGAGCGGCTGGCGCGCGAGCTGGCCGAGCCCGGCCCCTTCCTGTCCCTCACCCACGGGGACATGGCCCCCGGCAACACCCTGTTCACCGCCAGCGGGCCCCGGCTGCTCGACTTCGAGTACTGCGGCATGCGGCACGCGCTGTACGACGCGCTCATGTGGCTGCTCATCGTGCCCTTGCCCGACGAGCTCATCACCCGCGCGGACCTCACCTACCGCATCACCCTGGCCCCCGCGTGCGAGGCCGCGCAGGTGGACGCCACGTGGACCCGCGCTCGCGCCATGGTGGCCACCGCGCGCACGGTGAACATGTTCCAGTGGATGTCGCCGCGGACCTTGGAGCGCAACCGCGACTGGGCCCCGGGCTTCTCCGAGCGCGCCGCCCTGCTGCGCCACCTCTCCCGCGCCCGCGTCCTGCGCGAGCCCTTCAACCCCGTCCCCGACCTCTCGCGCACGCTGGACGCGCTGGAGCAACGGCTCGCGGAGCGCTGGGCGGGCACCCCGTCGTTCACCTGGCCCGCGTTCCGGTAG